The Haploplasma axanthum region GAAGGGGTTGCAATCTACGGACTACTAATTTCAATCTTAATTATTGGATAGTCCGGTGATTAATAATGAAGTTTTTCTTATTAAGTGATAACGTTGATACCCTTGCAGGTATGAGATTAGTAGGTATCGAAGGTATAGTTATTCATAAAAGACAAGAAGTTTTAGATGAATTACAAAAAGTAATGAGTGATGAAACTGTTTCGATTGTTTTAATGACGACTAAGCTTGTGGAATTATGTCCAGAAGTTATCTCAGAATTAAAGCTTCGTCAAACAAAACCACTTATTGTTGAAATACCCGATCGACATGGTTCATCAGACATTGGTGAATCAATTGACCGATATGTTAGTCAAGCAATCGGTTTTAAGATATGAGGTGAATAATGATGGATCATTTTAACGAAGAGAGTTTATATAAATACTTTGAAAAAACAATTAAAAGTGAATCAGTAGAAATTATTCAAGAGATTGAAAAAGAGTTAGTCGTAATGCGTGAAAAAGCATTAAAAAATGTTAGTGATGAACTCGAAAAATCAAAAGAAATTAATCTTGAAGCTAAGAAAAAATTATTATATCAAAAGCACCAAAAAAATTTAAGTGATTTAAAACATAAATATGATTTGGAACTAATGAGAATTAGAAATGGCTTAGTTAATGAATTAATCAACGAATTGAAAAAGAAGTTAATTGAATATACAAAAACTGATGAATATGTTTCAAAGATGAGTGACATTATTGAAAAATATCGTAGTGATATTGACTATATTGAAATCTCAAAAACAGATAGTTTAAATAAAAAAATTAAAGATATAAAAATACAAACAAATGATGAAATCATTGGTGGCGTTAATATTGTCTTGAAAAAAAGTTCTTTCCAAATAGATACTACTTTTAATTCAAAGATTGAAGACGCTAAAAAATGGTTCCATCAAAATTCTAAATTGTTTGTAGTAGAAAAGTAGAGGTGGAATTATGGCAAATACCATATATTCAATCAATGGACCAGTTGTTAAATTAAAAAACACAAAAGATTTTTCAATGTTAGAAATGGTTTATGTAGGTAAAGATAAACTAATGGGAGAAGTCATCTCTGTTTCTAAAGATTTAACAACAATCCAAGTATATGAAAGTACAACAGGAATAAAAGTTGGGGATCAAGTTGTTGGAACAAAAACACAAGTATCCGTAACACT contains the following coding sequences:
- a CDS encoding V-type ATP synthase subunit F, yielding MKFFLLSDNVDTLAGMRLVGIEGIVIHKRQEVLDELQKVMSDETVSIVLMTTKLVELCPEVISELKLRQTKPLIVEIPDRHGSSDIGESIDRYVSQAIGFKI
- a CDS encoding V-type ATP synthase subunit E family protein, which gives rise to MDHFNEESLYKYFEKTIKSESVEIIQEIEKELVVMREKALKNVSDELEKSKEINLEAKKKLLYQKHQKNLSDLKHKYDLELMRIRNGLVNELINELKKKLIEYTKTDEYVSKMSDIIEKYRSDIDYIEISKTDSLNKKIKDIKIQTNDEIIGGVNIVLKKSSFQIDTTFNSKIEDAKKWFHQNSKLFVVEK